From Quercus lobata isolate SW786 chromosome 1, ValleyOak3.0 Primary Assembly, whole genome shotgun sequence, one genomic window encodes:
- the LOC115983052 gene encoding BEL1-like homeodomain protein 8, producing MEMSGFRPELHVAQQSRRDKLRVPQQSSTPSHHLEDFPDNLEQIPVVHSRLNPDLVQVRNVDNANLLYDPAVYSSDMIHFSSKSNVRQEIDATDPFANSSHAHPISSNFNSLPKAPGEPRNWKSHGGSQQGCDWAVNYASGSVGSESNVVPSPVFFGEVNNISGYPHYSKPSHFNEFQDVRSSFKNPSSTQDRQKHFTSSSPLYQNSLQDVVTSASNRTQGLEMVSLVQHNLRGTGRAWPEGGNELALLPAYGNQSDVLCFENAGAWPNRPVENWSGGELGFAARKSSDEELRNVVNTDSNPQGLSLSLSSNPTSKLPQFGEGSCGSGPKPSIISKGSGKSLQDIVGVSTTNTYRNTGPLGPFTGYATILKSSKFLRPAQLLLDEFCGIKSGLKLLKPCEVSERMSSEVSTSGDAMNATETEVGAMGNNSGGSSSTFYSSNEISGDGGVGSSSCESFRPDYQQKKAKLLYMQEEVCRRYKQYHQQMQMVVSSFETVAGLSSATPYISLALKSVSRHFRSLKNAISDQLKHIRRTLGEDLSSPTTGTSSSKVDTSTSRLKYLDQSLQRHKYGGGNVGFLETQHVWRPQRGLPERSVAILRAWLFEHFLHPYPTDTDKHMLATQTGLSRNQVSNWFINARVRVWKPMVEEIHMLETKGVAEANQNSNKNGGNSAAEGSRDQFPNNLSINAMHNKQMECLGMESSPSTGHGLDAEQWNQEKRSRMDCQIPTNMDGSSLMGFVPYQRGGLEIGGLGVGAVSLTLGLRHGAENAQHQHQHQHQQQLQQQEDQLRQQFGGQMIHDFVG from the exons ATGGAGATGAGTGGCTTTAGGCCTGAACTGCATGTAGCACAGCAAAGCCGGCGTGATAAGTTGAGAGTTCCGCAACAAAGTTCAACCCCATCTCACCATTTAGAAGATTTTCCTGACAATTTGGAACAAATACCAGTCGTCCACTCGAGGCTAAACCCAGATCTTGTTCAAGTTCGGAATGTTGACAATGCCAATTTGCTTTATGACCCAGCTGTATACTCCTCAGATATGATCCATTTTTCTTCGAAGTCAAATGTTCGCCAAGAGATAGATGCAACTGACCCATTTGCCAATTCATCTCACGCTCACCCAATCTCCTCCAATTTCAATTCTTTACCTAAAGCCCCCGGTGAACCACGTAATTGGAAAAGCCATGGTGGTTCACAGCAAGGCTGTGATTGGGCGGTGAATTATGCTAGCGGTTCGGTGGGTAGTGAAAGCAATGTTGTTCCAAGCCCGGTGTTTTTCGGGGAAGTAAATAACATTTCTGGATATCCACACTATTCGAAACCTAGTCATTTCAATGAGTTTCAAGATGTCAGGTCGTCTTTCAAAAATCCGTCCAGTACCCAAGATAGACAAAAGCATTTCACATCTTCTTCTCCACTTTACCAAAATAGTCTCCAAGATGTTGTCACTTCAGCTTCTAACAGAACCCAGGGGTTAGAAATGGTGTCACTTGTGCAGCACAATTTGAGAGGAACTGGCCGTGCATGGCCAGAGGGTGGGAACGAACTTGCTCTACTTCCAGCCTATGGAAATCAGTCAGACGTGTTGTGTTTTGAAAACGCTGGTGCTTGGCCAAATAGACCAGTTGAGAATTGGAGTGGTGGTGAATTGGGTTTTGCTGCAAGAAAGAGTAGTGATGAAGAATTGAGAAATGTTGTGAATACTGATTCCAATCCTCAGGGTTTATCACTCTCACTTTCATCAAACCCAACTTCAAAACTGCCTCAGTTTGGAGAGGGATCATGTGGGTCAGGACCAAAGCCATCTATAATTAGTAAAGGTAGTGGGAAATCTCTTCAAGACATAGTGGGGGTTTCTACTACTAACACTTATAGAAACACTGGTCCTCTTGGCCCTTTCACTGGATATGCAACCATTTTAAAGAGTTCAAAGTTCTTGAGGCCTGCACAGCTGTTATTGGATGAATTTTGTGGTATAAAGAGTGGTTTAAAACTCTTGAAACCATGTGAGGTGTCTGAGAGGATGTCTAGCGAGGTTAGCACTTCAGGTGATGCTATGAATGCTACTGAAACTGAGGTTGGTGCAATGGGTAATAATTCAGGTGGATCTTCCTCCACATTTTATAGTTCAAATGAAATTAGTGGTGATGGTGGAGTTGGGAGTAGCTCTTGTGAATCTTTTCGGCCTGACTACCAACAAAAGAAGGCAAAGCTTCTATATATGCAGGAGGAG GTATGCAGAAGGTACAAGCAATATCATCAGCAAATGCAGATGGTAGTTTCATCCTTTGAAACAGTAGCAGGTCTAAGTTCTGCCACTCCTTACATATCCTTGGCTCTGAAGTCAGTCTCTAGGCACTTTCGGTCTCTAAAGAATGCTATCTCAGACCAGCTTAAGCATATAAGAAGAACTCTGGGGGAGGATTTGTCATCACCGACAACTGGTACGAGCAGTAGTAAAGTTGATACAAGTACGTCGAGGCTGAAGTACTTGGACCAGAGCTTGCAAAGGCACAAATATGGTGGGGGCAATGTGGGGTTCCTTGAAACCCAACATGTCTGGAGGCCCCAGAGAGGCCTACCAGAACGTTCGGTCGCTATTCTTAGAGCCTGGCTATTTGAACATTTTCTTCACCC GTACCCCACGGACACAGACAAGCACATGTTAGCCACTCAAACAGGTCTTTCTCGAAACCAG GTGTCGAACTGGTTCATAAATGCCCGTGTGCGTGTTTGGAAACCAATGGTTGAAGAAATACACATGCTCGAAACTAAAGGTGTGGCAGAAGCCAACCAAAATTCCAACAAGAATGGTGGAAACTCAGCTGCTGAAGGTAGCCGTGACCAATTCCCTAACAATCTAAGCATTAATGCAATGCACAATAAGCAGATGGAATGCTTAGGTATGGAGTCCTCACCGAGCACTGGACATGGACTTGATGCAGAGCAGTGGAATCAAGAGAAGCGTTCGAGAATGGATTGTCAGATTCCAACAAACATGGATGGGTCATCATTGATGGGTTTTGTCCCATACCAGCGAGGTGGCCTCGAGATTGGGGGACTTGGAGTTGGAGCTGTTTCCCTTACATTGGGTCTCAGGCATGGTGCAGAAAATGCACAGCATCAGCACCAGCACCAGCACCAGCAACAGTTGCAGCAACAGGAGGATCAGCTTAGGCAGCAATTTGGAGGGCAGATGATTCATGATTTTGTGGGCTGA